The following proteins are encoded in a genomic region of Zea mays cultivar B73 chromosome 9, Zm-B73-REFERENCE-NAM-5.0, whole genome shotgun sequence:
- the LOC100274502 gene encoding uncharacterized LOC100274502, with the protein MEKKKVAIPLVCHGHSRPVVDLFYSPVTPDGYFLISASKDTNPMLRNGETGDWIGTFQGHKGAVWSCCLDRNALRAASASADFSAKVWDALTGDELHSFEHKHIVRACAFSEDTHLLLTGGMEKILRVYDMNRPDAAPRELDKSPGSVRTAAWLHSDQTILSSCTDMGGVRLWDVRTGKIVQTLETKASVTSAEVSQDGRFITTADGSSVKFWDANHFGLVKSYDMPCNVESASLEPKSGSKFVAGGEDLWVHVFDFFTGEEIACNKGHHGPVHCVRFAPCGESYASGSEDGTIRIWQLSPANADDNEVANANGKTTAGVNEVTTKIEGFHIPKEGQTEG; encoded by the exons atggagaagaagaaggtggCGATACCGCTGGTGTGCCACGGCCACTCGCGGCCGGTGGTGGACCTCTTCTACAGCCCCGTCACACCCGATGGCTACTTCCTCATCAGCGCCAGCAAGG ATACAAATCCAATGCTTCGTAATGGTGAGACTGGCGACTGGATTGGGACTTTTCAAGGTCATAAAGGAGCTGTTTGGAGCTGTTGCCTTGACAGGAATGCTCTGAGGGCTGCATCTGCTTCTGCTGACTTTTCAGC TAAAGTATGGGATGCACTTACTGGGGATGAGCTACATTCATTTGAACACAAGCATATAGTTCGGGCATGTGCCTTCTCTGAG GATACACACCTTTTACTCACTGGAGGCATGGAAAAGATTTTGCGTGTGTATGATATGAATCGTCCTGATGCAGCTCCAAGAGAGCTTGACAAATCACCTGGTTCCGTCCGAACTGCTGCTTGGCTTCATAGTGACCAAACTATATTGAGTTCCTGCACTGACATGGGTGGAGTAAG GCTGTGGGATGTTAGAACTGGAAAAATTGTCCAAACTCTTGAAACCAAGGCTTCTGTCACTAGTGCAGAAGTAAGCCAGGATGGCAGGTTCATCACTACTGCTGATGGCTCAAGTGTAAAATTCTGGGACGCGAATCA CTTTGGCCTTGTTAAAAGCTATGATATGCCATGCAATGTGGAATCGGCTTCACTTGAACCTAAGTCtgggagtaaatttgtcgctggagGAGAAGATTTATGGGTTCATGTATTTGATTTCTTCACTGGTGAAGAAATAG CTTGTAACAAAGGACATCATGGTCCAGTCCACTGTGTCCGGTTTGCACCTTGTGGTGAATCATACGCATCGGGTTCAGAAGATGGCACCATTCGGATCTGGCAGCTTAGCCCGGCTAATGCTGATGACAATGAGGTGGCCAATGCAAATGGCAAGACAACTGCTGGGGTAAACGAAGTTACAACCAAGATCGAAGGCTTCCACATTCCCAAggaggggcagaccgaggggtag
- the LOC542018 gene encoding fatty acid elongase 1 — translation METSAPPNAPAPPAQPRRRLPDFQQSVRLKYVKLGYHYLISHGMYLLLSPLMALVAVQLSTVSPHDLADLWEQLRFNLLSVVACSTLLVFLSTVYFLTRPRPVYLLDFACYKPESERKCTRETFMHCSKLTGSFTDENLEFQRKILERSGLGEDTYLPPAVLRVPPNPCMDEARKEARAVMFGAIDQLLEKTGVRPKDIGVLVVNCSLFNPTPSLSAMVVNHYKLRGNIVSYNLGGMGCSAGLLSIDLAKDLLQVHPNSYALVISMENITLNWYFGNNRSMLVSNCLFRMGGAAILLSNRRSDRRRSKYELVHTVRTHKGANDKCFGCVTQEEDEIGKIGVSLSKDLMAVAGDALKTNITTLGPLVLPLSEQLLFMGTLIAKKVLKMKIKPYIPDFKLAFEHFCIHAGGRAVLDELEKNLELTDWHMEPSRMTLYRFGNTSSSSLWYELAYTEAKGRIRKRDRIWQIAFGSGFKCNSAVWKALRTVNPAKEKSPWMDEIDNFPVDVPKISKVGGA, via the coding sequence ATGGAGACGTCAGCGCCGCCCAATGCCCCCGCTCCGCCGGCGCAGCCACGGAGGCGGTTGCCGGACTTCCAGCAGTCAGTGCGGCTCAAGTATGTGAAGCTGGGGTACCACTACCTCATATCCCACGGGATGTACCTGCTGCTGTCGCCGCTGATGGCGCTCGTCGCCGTGCAGCTCTCCACCGTCTCCCCGCATGACCTCGCCGACCTGTGGGAGCAGCTCCGCTTCAACCTCCTCTCCGTCGTCGCCTGCTCCACGCTGCTCGTCTTCCTCTCCACCGTTTACTTCCTCACCCGCCCGCGCCCCGTGTACCTGCTCGACTTCGCCTGCTACAAGCCGGAGTCGGAGCGCAAGTGCACGCGCGAGACCTTCATGCACTGCTCCAAGCTCACCGGATCCTTCACGGACGAGAACCTCGAGTTCCAGCGCAAGATCCTCGAGCGCTCCGGCCTCGGCGAGGACACGTACCTTCCCCCCGCCGTGCTCCGGGTGCCCCCTAACCCGTGCATGGACGAGGCGCGTAAGGAGGCGCGCGCCGTCATGTTCGGCGCCATCGACCAGCTGCTCGAGAAGACCGGTGTCAGGCCCAAGGACATTGGTGTCCTAGTGGTCAACTGCAGCCTGTTCAACCCGACGCCGTcgctgtcagccatggtggtgaaccaTTACAAGCTGAGGGGGAATATTGTGAGCTACAACCTCGGCGGGATGGGCTGCAGCGCCGGGCTTCTGTCCATCGACCTCGCCAAGGATCTGCTGCAGGTGCACCCCAACTCTTACGCCCTGGTGATCAGCATGGAGAACATCACACTGAATTGGTACTTTGGGAACAACCGGTCCATGCTTGTGTCGAATTGCCTGTTCCGGATGGGTGGCGCGGCCATCCTGCTCTCGAACAGGCGGTCTGACAGGCGGAGGTCCAAGTATGAGCTGGTGCACACGGTGCGCACGCACAAGGGCGCCAACGACAAGTGCTTCGGCTGCGTGACACAGGAGGAAGATGAGATTGGCAAGATTGGCGTGTCACTGTCCAAGGACCTCATGGCAGTGGCCGGAGACGCACTTAAGACCAACATCACCACGCTGGGGCCGTTGGTGCTCCCATTATCAGAGCAACTTCTCTTCATGGGCACATTGATTGCCAAGAAGGTGCTCAAGATGAAAATCAAGCCATACATCCCTGACTTCAAGCTGGCTTTCGAGCACTTCTGCATCCACGCAGGCGGCCGCGCTGTGCTGGATGAGCTGGAGAAGAACCTGGAGCTCACTGACTGGCACATGGAGCCATCGAGGATGACCCTGTACAGGTTTGGCAACACATCAAGCAGCTCACTCTGGTACGAGCTGGCGTACACTGAGGCAAAGGGTAGGATCAGGAAGCGCGACAGGATCTGGCAGATCGCATTTGGTTCTGGATTCAAGTGCAACAGCGCCGTCTGGAAGGCACTCCGGACGGTGAACCCGGCCAAGGAGAAGAGCCCCTGGATGGATGAGATTGACAACTTCCCGGTGGATGTTCCAAAGATTTCAAAGGTTGGTGGCGCTTGA
- the LOC100274502 gene encoding uncharacterized isoform X1: MILLFFRFTDTNPMLRNGETGDWIGTFQGHKGAVWSCCLDRNALRAASASADFSAKVWDALTGDELHSFEHKHIVRACAFSEDTHLLLTGGMEKILRVYDMNRPDAAPRELDKSPGSVRTAAWLHSDQTILSSCTDMGGVRLWDVRTGKIVQTLETKASVTSAEVSQDGRFITTADGSSVKFWDANHFGLVKSYDMPCNVESASLEPKSGSKFVAGGEDLWVHVFDFFTGEEIACNKGHHGPVHCVRFAPCGESYASGSEDGTIRIWQLSPANADDNEVANANGKTTAGVNEVTTKIEGFHIPKEGQTEG, from the exons ATGATCTTATTATTTTTTCGTTTCACAGATACAAATCCAATGCTTCGTAATGGTGAGACTGGCGACTGGATTGGGACTTTTCAAGGTCATAAAGGAGCTGTTTGGAGCTGTTGCCTTGACAGGAATGCTCTGAGGGCTGCATCTGCTTCTGCTGACTTTTCAGC TAAAGTATGGGATGCACTTACTGGGGATGAGCTACATTCATTTGAACACAAGCATATAGTTCGGGCATGTGCCTTCTCTGAG GATACACACCTTTTACTCACTGGAGGCATGGAAAAGATTTTGCGTGTGTATGATATGAATCGTCCTGATGCAGCTCCAAGAGAGCTTGACAAATCACCTGGTTCCGTCCGAACTGCTGCTTGGCTTCATAGTGACCAAACTATATTGAGTTCCTGCACTGACATGGGTGGAGTAAG GCTGTGGGATGTTAGAACTGGAAAAATTGTCCAAACTCTTGAAACCAAGGCTTCTGTCACTAGTGCAGAAGTAAGCCAGGATGGCAGGTTCATCACTACTGCTGATGGCTCAAGTGTAAAATTCTGGGACGCGAATCA CTTTGGCCTTGTTAAAAGCTATGATATGCCATGCAATGTGGAATCGGCTTCACTTGAACCTAAGTCtgggagtaaatttgtcgctggagGAGAAGATTTATGGGTTCATGTATTTGATTTCTTCACTGGTGAAGAAATAG CTTGTAACAAAGGACATCATGGTCCAGTCCACTGTGTCCGGTTTGCACCTTGTGGTGAATCATACGCATCGGGTTCAGAAGATGGCACCATTCGGATCTGGCAGCTTAGCCCGGCTAATGCTGATGACAATGAGGTGGCCAATGCAAATGGCAAGACAACTGCTGGGGTAAACGAAGTTACAACCAAGATCGAAGGCTTCCACATTCCCAAggaggggcagaccgaggggtag